In Janthinobacterium sp. 67, a genomic segment contains:
- the murG gene encoding undecaprenyldiphospho-muramoylpentapeptide beta-N-acetylglucosaminyltransferase: MNNVTNLKTTKRLMIMAAGTGGHIFPGLAIAQTMRARGWEVSWLGTTHGMEQDLVPKSGIPMDAIEFSGMRGKGLAHTLKGGFKMLASFFAIRRFIARRKPDVVMGMGGYVTVPGGLMARLKGVPLVLVNADAALLLSNKTLVPLAQQVCFGFPADFGSAAGKAVVTGNPVRAEILAMAPPALRFAGRNGPLRILVVGGSLGAKALNDNLPAALALMPEAERPLVTHQSGKKNIDALHAAYARAGVQANVVDFIDDMARAYTEADLVICRAGAITLSELTAAGVASVLVPLVASTTSHQRDNAQWMAKQGAAIHLPQTEMSAASLSTLLASLTRDTCQHMAQAALAAGKRDANEAIAHVLEKLA, translated from the coding sequence ATGAACAACGTGACGAACTTGAAGACGACGAAAAGACTGATGATCATGGCGGCCGGTACCGGCGGCCATATCTTCCCTGGCCTGGCAATTGCGCAAACGATGCGCGCGCGCGGCTGGGAAGTGAGCTGGCTGGGCACGACCCACGGCATGGAACAGGACCTGGTGCCGAAAAGCGGCATTCCCATGGATGCGATTGAATTTTCCGGCATGCGCGGCAAAGGTCTGGCGCACACGCTCAAGGGCGGCTTCAAGATGCTGGCCAGCTTCTTTGCCATCCGCCGTTTTATCGCGCGCCGCAAGCCGGACGTGGTGATGGGCATGGGTGGGTATGTGACGGTGCCGGGCGGGCTGATGGCGCGCCTGAAGGGCGTGCCGCTGGTGCTGGTCAATGCCGACGCGGCCCTGCTGTTGTCGAACAAGACGCTGGTGCCGCTGGCGCAGCAAGTATGCTTCGGCTTTCCGGCCGATTTCGGCAGCGCCGCCGGCAAGGCCGTCGTCACGGGCAATCCCGTGCGCGCCGAGATCCTGGCCATGGCGCCGCCGGCGCTTCGCTTCGCGGGCCGCAACGGACCGCTGCGCATCCTGGTGGTGGGCGGCAGCCTGGGCGCGAAAGCGCTGAACGACAATCTGCCCGCCGCGCTGGCCCTGATGCCGGAAGCCGAGCGTCCGCTGGTGACGCACCAGTCGGGCAAGAAGAATATCGACGCCCTGCATGCCGCGTATGCGCGGGCGGGCGTGCAAGCCAATGTGGTCGATTTCATCGACGACATGGCCAGGGCATATACCGAAGCCGACCTGGTGATTTGCCGCGCAGGCGCCATCACCCTGTCGGAACTGACGGCGGCTGGCGTGGCCAGCGTGCTCGTGCCGCTGGTGGCATCGACCACCAGCCACCAGCGCGACAACGCGCAATGGATGGCGAAACAAGGCGCGGCGATTCATCTGCCGCAGACGGAAATGAGTGCGGCGTCGCTGAGCACATTGCTGGCGTCCCTGACGCGGGATACCTGCCAGCACATGGCGCAAGCGGCGCTGGCAGCAGGCAAGCGCGACGCCAATGAGGCGATCGCACACGTATTGGAAAAACTGGCATGA